AAGCAAGTAATAACTCACTCGAGGAGTGTGACTCACAGCCCAGTCAACTTTGTTGAACTCTTCCTTTCTTGGTTTATCATCAGCAGAATGCATGAACTGGAAAACAGTAATCGTATAAGGTTAAATGCAAGCTTGCCATCAAGAACTcagaaggaaaacaaaaaaagaaagtcCGAAGCATCATAAAGTGGCTTCGTAAACAATGGAGTACAAGGATTTACCAACAATTCCCCAATCTCCCTGGCAACAGACTCCCCGAAAAGCTGTTCTACCAAGGCCAGTGCAAACAAGAAAGAAGTTCCCGGGCCTTGGCTTGTCGTAAGCTCTCCTGAAACTTGAATATTTGATTTGACAGCCCAGAAGGTCGGAAGCCGGTCAAAGAATGCAGGGTGGCAAGTTGTCTTGAATGGCAAACTACACCAAAATTAGCAATCAAAATACATAGATATGaaacaatgattttaatataaaccgGCACTCACCCGCTTCCTCTTCAAGAGTCCCCAAGGGAGAAGTGTAACAGCTGGAGCAGTAGATATACCTCCATATAGCCTCTTTTCCTCAGCTTGTTTGCTTGTAATCTTCTTCAGAATTTCACAATCTCTCAATTGCGCTGATCCAGGCATTCCTCCCTTCAAATAGTATGCAAACGTTAATTTCTACAACAACTATATATTGTACAAAACAATTTACCAAAGAAATATCAGCAAATCGCATGTGTACTGAGGGTTCTTTCCTCTAGGCGAATCTCAATTTCCAAAACATTAATGTGGGAATATGCAGGGCAACATTATGTTCTAAGCAAATATGAAGATCAAAGGTTTGAAGAACTAACTGGCAATGCCACGAGATCGAAAACACGGTCAGAACAAGTGGAGATTCTGGTATCAGCAACCAACTTGGTGCCTCCCGATGCTTGAACCTCGAGCTGCGGTTCCACCGAGGCCACCGTCACCTCTGCCCCAGCACGGCGTAGAACATCAACCAGTATAACAGCTTCCATTTCCTCAGTACCAAATCCAATTGGAACCAAAACCTATCCATCCACATAAATAATAAGGatcaaaactttaaatttcacacagcaaaactagaaaaaaaatcaaaccccATTCAAGCTAAATGCTTAACAACGCAAGTAAACTAAGCCCTTTTCCACTCTAAGAAAATGTAGTGAAAAAGGGTTTTACATATTTTGAGATACAAATAAAATTGCCAAAATATAACAGCATCCATTCCCTCCTTGCCATATCACCCAactagacaaattaattaaaccccATTTAAGCTAAGTGGTAAAAACGCAAGCAAACCAAGCCCTTCCCACTCTTTGAATCTATAGTGAAAAGGGTTTTACCTATTTTGAGATACAAATAAATtgccaaaaaaaaacaaatgaagcaTTTGAATGAAAGGAGACACCTTTTTGGTAGAAGCGGCAGTGGGGGAGCTTGTAACAGTGGACGTTGTTGAAGGGGTTGTGGGAACTGCTGAAGTGGAGGCTCTGATGGGTTTTAAAGCCAGTTTTGCGGTTGTTATGGGAAGCTGATAGTCCATGGAAAAGGGGAACACAAAGGTAGAGCCAGGAAGTGCCATTTGAGGAATCCTTGGAGGAAAGAATAACCTTGTTGGAGGTGATGGTTTCAAAACCAGACACGACAAACTCTCCATTGGAGTTTGTAAAGGGAAATTACTTGTCCAGCAGCTTGGCCAAACTTTAACAGCGAAGATCACTTTGACGCTTTTATCTTATCCAGTGTACAGTGCACCCACACTGCCAACGTGAACTCAACGGCGTCGTTCTGAGTTTTGCCAAATGCAACCATGGTGGAACTATGCGGGAGTTTCAATTTAAATAcagtgataattaaaatttttgttatacattCATTTATTATGAGTCTGGATCTCATTactcttattttttattgttaatattgtaaaataaataattttttaaatatatttatttaataaaaaataaattagtcaacaaaaataaattttttaccaTAATATGATTTACTGTTTTGATTgctattaagtaaattttatatcACTCAACTCTAATAATTCTTAtttacaactcataaataaaaaataacacatTTCAACGCACTCAATGTATGGAGTTAGACTCAATCCAAACAATTgtgataaattttaagttagcaacctaaagttagaaattaatttttgaataaaatattttaaaatttaagttagaATGTTAATATAGTTATTACACCGACCTAGTTGTAGTGCAAAAGAGATTATGAAATTCCCCATTGTTCTTTACAAAGACAAAAATCTAGCCGTCCATAAAGCGAGACAAACAACTCCGTACGCATGATTTGTTatgctttttttaatttccttccaaattATTTGAGAATGTCTttctaaaaacaaaacaaaatcagtCAGTTCTGCAAAAACCCAAATCTATTAGCTGTACTAAGATAGCAGCCACTTCCTCCCACAGCAATGATCTTGTAATTTCTCtctccttttatttaaaacttctTGATTCTATTGTTTTGTtagattttctcaaattttttttaatttttttttatgaaataaagatTAACCCATCAAGGAAAAAAccttcctttgttttttttttctcttgacaCGAACCAAATTTTCTGCTAAATTCTTTTTTCTGGATTTGAAATAAAGatctctttttattattattatttataagtagATATTAGATCTTTTTTGGTTTCAGGATCTGGGTTATTGGTTTTCTGGCGACAAGGGCTATGGTGTTATGGTCCTGACATAAAGGTACCCCTTTTTTTGTCTTTTGTGTTAatcattgtttgtttgtttatattttacttgATTGATTGATCATTGGGTACTTTCCTATTTTGTTTGTGTTGATTTGTatcatgatattttttaaacttcGTTCTAGCTATGGATTTAGTGTTAGAATTTAGGGGTTTGAATAGgatttatcaatttcaatttataaatattagaagTTAGGGTCATGCTTTAATGGAAAGTTGAAACAATCCTCAATTGTGTTCTTCAATTCAGAAATTAAGAAACTGATTTGGTGTTGggaattcttttaaaaaaaatttcaatttcgtGCGATGAAGGGACCCTCCGTAAAGCTACTTATTTTTTGGCATCTTTGAAGTGCTTATGAATAAGCATTTGGACTGTTTTAAGGAACAAGTAACAAAGTAAATTATGTCACCCTTTAATTAggtgtttttttaaaatgcttCTTGGAATGATCTATGCAGCGAGAGTGTATTTAGAATAGATACTAAGGGAAGCATCAAGATTGTAATTAGTTTTCGTAACCATACAGAACATTGCCATAATTGTAAGGCTATCTTTATGGTTTTAACTATTCGAGAAGCTAGTTGTGCTATATTACtcctaattttttctttcattttcgcATGTGGATTGCCTGTGATCATTTGCTCGTGCTTTTTTGTACCTTATTCGATCCTTGATTTTTTCCCGGTTTTCAATTGTACCAGAACTTGTTAGTAATCGTGTTTGTACGTTGTTGAACTTATATGTGTGTGCACGTGCGTGTTTTTGTTTGTGCAATCAACTTAGCAAGCTTAATTCTAGTACTTGACTTATTAACTTTTATTCTTCAGATATTGGATTGGTCTGTGACATACGCAAATTTGCTTTGTCCAGGCTTAAGGATTTTCTGcttgttgattttttataaaagaggGTGATGGCCAATCTAAATGAATCAACGACCTTAGTTCCTTCAGAGTCCTCGGATCAAAGGCGTACACTTATGGTGGACCTAAATGTGAATGTACTTCAACCTTCTATGAACCAGCAAAACCGAACATCATCCCATGATGGTCCTGTGGCTATCCTTTGGGATATAGAGAACTGCCCTGTCCCCAGTGATGTACGCCCTGAAGATGTAGCGGGGAATATAAGAATGGCTTTGCGAGTGCATCCTATAATTAAAGGAGCTGTTGTGGTGTTCTCTGCATACGGGGATTTTAATGCCTTCCCCAGGAGACTCAGGGAGGGCTGTCAGAGAACTGGAGTCAAACTCATAGATGTCCCAAATGGAAGGAAGGATGCTGCCGACAAGGCTATCTTGGTTGACATGTTCTTATTTGCCCTTGATAACCCCCCACCTTCATCTATCATGCTGATTTCGGGGGATGTTGATTTTGCTCCGGCTCTTCACATTCTTGGTCAACGTGGCTATACAATCATTCTTGTTATTCCTGCCGGAGTAGGAGTTTCATCTGCACTGAACAATGCCGGTAATTTTGTTTGGGATTGGCCTAGCGTTGCTCGTGGGGAAGGCTTTGTACCTCCATCTAAGGCCATAATGCCTCCTCAAGGAGGAACAGCTGATATTGCTGGGTATTTCATGGGTTGCCATATTAGTGACAATCCAGATGGCCAAAATGAAGAAGAGGCAATAGTTTATCGGGGCATTTCGAAAAGCTATTACAACTCAAGAGATTTCTCGATTGTGTCGCAATCTTTATCTGAATATACAAGTAACTCTTCAATAGCCATACCTTCGTGCCCTACAACTTTGAGGTCGCAAAGTCTCCCATCTGGTTTGAATGAAGCGTCAGGATGTCTGAGCACTTATGATCAGAATGACACTATGTGGGTACAGCCCGGAGACATAAATGGGTTAAAGGGACAACTGGTGAAATTGCTTGAACTTTCAGGAGGATGCATGCCCCTTATCCGTGTTCCAGCAGAGTATCATAAATTTTTCGGAAGGCCTCTTTACATAGCAGAGTATGGAGCATTCAAACTTGTTAATCTTTTCAAAAAGATGGGTGACACTCTAGCAATTGACGGAAAAGGTCATAAGAAATTCGTCTACCTTCGAAATTGGAAAGCTTGCCCAAGTGCACCTCCTTTGGTTTTAACAAGGAAAGATAAGAAGGGTAAGGGGAACCAGGAGGAAAGCCTGGACATTGCTGCAGGTGTTGGCTCTTCTGATGAGTTCTCCGATGAAGAAAGAGTGGTAGTTGAAGAACATTACGAGAAGAGGAATGAAGGAAGAACCAACTTTGGGGAAGCAGGATGTGAAGTCGATGACCGTAACCTCGAGCAATTTAAATATGAGTTGCAGGAAATTCTCGTGAGTTATTCTTGCCGAATTTTCTTGGGTTGCTTCGAAGAAATATACCAGCAACGATACAAGAAAATGCTCGACTATCAAAAGCTAGGCGTGGAGAAGCTGGAGGAGTTGTTTGACAAGGTGAGGGATGTAGTCTTCTTGCATGAAGAACCACTAAGCAAGAGAAAATTTCTCTATGCAGTAGGCAGCTAAAAGAATCTGACAAAgcctttgattttaaaataaaaacaaaaatactagAATAGATCATACAATTGAGCTAATGTTGATCAATGTTTGGTCCCTGatgtctgttttttttttcctggaATGTTTTTGCCAAGGTTTCATAAGATATAGATAGGAGAGGCTGGGAGCACTTTTATTATTGTCGTGCATTCATACATGGATTTGAAGGTTGAAATTTCCATGTAATTCCCATGCCTTTGTCATTTGTAATTGATCAACTACCAATGTAGAACTCCTGTAAATTATATTCCAGCTATAAAtcctttgtttgtttgtttgtttttttcatatatacatacacgCACATAAATATATGATCTCCAGTCATCTGCTCTTTGATTTCGTTTTTAAAAATTCTGCATTTATGTCTTAGTTATCCAAAAGGCTGCCACCTTTGGGTCCTTTTTTTGTACATGCCACAAGTTTGATGGTATCCCTTGCATAACAAAGACAATGCATACCTGCTAGCTCATGGGATGAACAAAAGATTGGCCTCAAAGGGAGAGTATGTTTTGAGGGGATCGCGGCGAACCGGTTTCCAGTAAAAAGCTTCTACTGCAATATGACCTCGATGTGCTTGAAGATGAAGCAAGGTATCTTCCATCCCCACTGTGAAAAAGGGGTCCACTCCTAGGAATTTTCACTCTGCTTAGCCGTCCTCTTCCGTCGCTACCACCTTCATAATCTTCATCTTCAACGGCTTGTATAAACCCACTTTGCATCAGATCTGAACTCTCGTACAAAAGCTGAAGGACTTGTTTCATTGAAGGTCTAGCCCGCCCTTCTCTTTGGGTGCACCATCTCACAATCGACACAACTGTCTGAAGTTGGTCTAAGTCGAAGGAGTCCTTAATATGGGGGTCTAGAAGCTCGGTTAGCCTCGACTCTGATGCCAACAGTATTTGGGTTGATTCTACCAAACTCACACCATCTTGTACGACTCGTCTTGCAGTCAGCATCTCCAAAAGTAGCACACCATAGCTGTACACATCGCTTTTATCAGTGAGCTCTTGAGTGACCACATATTCAGGATCCATATAACCTGAAAGTCGTCTAACATTTTAGATCTTTAGTAAAGAGCATAAGCCATTATTTTAACCTTCCAATGATTTACCGGCTAACCTGGAGTTCCACGGATGTCAGTATTTGCAGGTTCTAAGCAAATAGAGCCACCTTTTGAAGCATGTGCAAGGCCAAAATCCGCAACCTAGAGGATACAATAAAGCAGAAAGCGGGAATTATTCTTTTTCCACAAGTTCTTATATGGAAAGGTTTCTTCCGGAATTTCGATGAAAACTATTCATACTTCATTTTCTATTATCCTAATATACCgagaaagaaaaatgttatACAAACCAATGCATTGGGAAAATTAAAAGGGAATCAAAAGTTCTAGTGAATTCAATGGACCCAATACCTTTGCAACAAAATTCTCATCCAACAGAATGTTGCTTGATTTGATGTCCCTGTGGCACAGAGGTGGATCACAATAAAAGTGAAGGTACTCCTGCAAGGTTCGTACAAGGAAAGAGAAATGATTTAGCatgattataattttgtattaacGAACTGCAAATCCGAAAAAGAACAACTGCTACTACCAAAGCATTAGCCACATCGATCGCAATTTGTATTCTGGTTTCCCAACTCAGTGGAGTTTTTCTGGGGCCTGCGCAAATATGAAATCAATGAACAAATGGACATTGAAAATAACATGGGAAAGAAGTAGTCCATTAAGTCTGCCAGGCGTATTTATTGTACAATATCAGAAAAGTTAATCCGGTGTCCAATAGAGGCAAAAATCTCTTCCTTCGAACCAAATAATATAACCGAATGCCAAATGCTCCTTAGAACCCCTTCCTAAACCTATTTAAGGATAATAGCAAACTTATAGAGAAGTAAATTGAAGGAATGCAGAAGCATACAATGAAGATGATCCTTTAGGCTTCCATTTGACATGTACTCGTACATTAGAAACCTGTCACGAAGTAAAGGGATTTAATTTGGAAGTAGATGGATCAATCACCGGGACATACATACAAGAATAAACTACCTCTCGCGCTTTTTAATGCAAAATCCTCTTAGAGAAACTAGATGCCGATGGTGTAACCTAGCGAGGAGTTCTATCTCTCGACAAAATTCATCTTCTCCCTGCTCTGAGACTCTGTTCATCCGCTTCACAGCTACCATTGAGCCATCAGTATATTGAGCTTTGTACACTGTCCCGAATCCTCCTCGTCCAATGACGGTGCCATCATAAGTTCCCCTTTTTGTTTCCTTGTAGCTGTATTTTCGAAACATCGATGAAGTACCTGCAATTTAATAGCCTTCAATAAGAGAACAATGTTCGAAACTTGCCTATTATCAAAGGAGACTAGGTGATATCAAAACATACCTTCCTGGAATTTATGCATGGGCCTACAAATAGGAAAGTGTTTTGAAGAGTTCTTGTTCACACTCTCGGAATCCTCCAACTCTCTGCTTTTCTTACAAATCAAGACCACCAAAACTATAAGCATCATAATGGCAGCTACCGTAACTGCTATCCCAATGCCAAGAATAGACATTAGGTGGTGTTCATGGTGTTTTTGGTTCGAAGGAGCTCCCAACACGAGTTGATTTGGTGTAGCAGCAACCAATGGACTAGGAGAAGCCTTATGGGCAGGTGGAGATGGAGATGACCCCGAAACTAGCATCATAGTCGGAACATAGTATTAGCTGATTGGAGGGATACATAGAAGTTCCTTTACTTAAAGAAATTAATccatggatatatatatacatatgcacaTAGTTCtcatacaaaattaaataagtgttttcttttcttttttttatgaaacaaattATACCTGGTGGGATGTTAAATCCCCCAACTTGAAAAAAACAACTTGCAATTTCGACAGCTGAAATGTTATCAACTTGGCTTGCAAGTGCAGCAAAGGTCGCATCTCGGCAAGTACTCAATGTGATATTATCTTGAGATCCAACTAGACGATGGACATAGTTAATGCCAGCATTTAAACACTTTCGGCATTCATTTTCCTGCGACAGTGGCAGTTTGCAGTTCTTTGTGACATCCATAAATTTTGGAGACTCGAGCATCTGCGATACAGTTGTTCGATCCCTACAGTAATAACTAACGGGGATCTTCGTACCAAACCCACAGAAATTCGTGGCATTTCGAGGGACCCCATATAGCTCCATGGTTTGCAATATGGAATGGATGCAAACATCAGATAAATTCGATGTAACCCCTAGGTTGCCTGTCACATTTGCATGACGAGCAACGGAAAATGCAACAAAAGCATTCATATAGCGGCAGCACTTTCCTCTCTCATTTTTATTCGAGCATAAAGAAGCCACGAGAGTAAAATTTGATCCACTCAAATCTAAGGGGCAATCTGCAAAAGTAACAAATAGTCATCGTTGTTTTGCAATCCAATCACTTACAAAATAGATCACCAACTATCTGGAACTGTAGAAAGCATAATCTAGTTACCCCAAATTCACATAATCACATTGACTGCCCTATATTTGACAATCTACCATAAATTATCATTGCCAGATCCACACCAAAACTATAGGAAACACATGTCTACATCATTTTTACTAAGCAAAGACGAACAATGTCAGAAAAATCCAGTTGTGAGGACACCATTTTAGCCATTAACTCTTGATACATAGCTCTAAATATTCATTAAACAGTGAACCAAAGAAAAGTACCCATAAATCATCTTAACCACATAACTGGTTTACAAAGTGCAAGTAGCTCAAACATTCTAGTCcgccttttcttttttatgaatGCAAATCATAATTCAACGTTTTCTGCTTCAaaaacccaaacccattttCAGGACTCTATATATACCCCAATCCCCTTTTTTTAAGCATAATAGAATTCCCAAAATGATGCCTTCAACAATAAGGAAAAACAAGTGATAACAACAATTACAACTTGCTTAAAAAAGGGTAAGCAAAGCTCAACAAATGGAAACAAGAAAGCAAAGAAACTTAACCTGCCAGTATCAAAGGAAGCTGCAAACCAATAAAAGCCAGAAAACCCAACATTGCCTTCGCATAAACCACCATGGTAAACCTCAAAGAACCcctcttttcaaaaaaaaaaaaagccttgCCCAAAGGAACTGAGAAATGTAAGTAATGGGGTCAATATCAGCACATGATAGAACCCAAGGAACTAAGCAACAGAGAAATACAAAAGAGAGAAAGGGGGTTTTGAGGTTTGAACTTTGACCCTTCTCTTCCAATCTTTAAACAGTGTAGTGTGGTGTTTTCTTCTGTCTTAGAGGCTGAAACTAATTTTGATCGTTGAAATGGGAAAATTGGAAATGAGTGTGGTCCCGGAGAATCACGTTGAAACAggtctgtttttttttttaaagattattttgaGGATCGTTTTTACATGTGTTACAACAGATGTTGCCTTGATGAGATGAACAAAGCATTTAGGGGCTACAATGTCTGATTCATTGTTTTCTCAGTTTGGGGTTTGTTTCTAGTTTTGTTGTACTGAACTTCATGTGGGTAGGAACTGAAATCTGAGTTTATCTTTGTCTTGTAATATTTAAATGCAAGCTTTCTAATTTCTATGCATGTAAGCACATACTAACAaggaattggaaaaaaaaaggtacaTACCAAAAAGGTTGATTGATGCTTTATTAACAAACacgaaaaaattatatttaaaaattcattggtacaaataacattataaatatagaAAGACGGTGAGAAAGATACGAAAATAAAAACCAGTTGTTATTGACAAGTGTCTTATAAATacataatgtaattattatattttactaccaatttaattattattttcttaacaaataattaatcaatatttaatttaaataagaaaatagtggcttgggatttttttttatagacaAAGAAAGGTATTGGTGATCCAAGAATCAAACTCGGGATTGATGTCAACTAAAGATTTGGTAACTTTTTTGGTTATTTCACCCATAGTTTATTCAATTGAAAGGCTTGTCAATGAAACTTTGACATTGTTGACGAGGCTAAGACATTGAATTATTGAGGATCATTTAAGTCTTATTATCTACAATTAcgatatatgtatttttaagttttatcttATTAGAatctaattttcatatttttgtgctttgtattgatataattatattttataattaatctaatatatataaaagattgaGGATAATAAGACAGCAAGGAGATGATGACCTACTTTGCAATAAACCAATAATTTGACATGTCatctatttgattttaaaatacaacTACTGCATTATTACGCTGATTCCCTATAATGgttcaaattaattatgaaaaataagaacgaattaattataaatttgaacattattacgtaatttaaatacaattatcGCATTGTTATGCAAATTTGATTACcttttgttaaatgatataattgtaaCCTTAGCccatctaaaatattaattattcaatttaatatcttttagccttttttattaattaaaaatgggtaaactacaaaaatagtcacttttgtttgcctcaatttacattttagtcacttatgtttgaaatgttgcattttagtcacttacgttatagTTTTGTTACGAAGGGGTCACTCTGCCGTTAAGCTCtattacctccctaacggcaatcctacgtggcaatccaaatgtgttttaaatgctgACTTGGATGTCCAATTGTGATGAGGGATGTCCAATTGTGATGagaataggtttttaattaaataaatttaattaactgaaaattttaaattaattacccCTTGAACTGGAGAAGAAAACTCATtcgtcttctttttttttttttagttttattttccattttaactaaaaaaactattttatctCAGTTGGGcgtccaagttggcatttaaaacctatttggACTGCCATATAGGAttgccgttagggaggtaacggagcttaCCGTTAGTGACtactttgtaacaaaacgataatgtaagtgactaaaacgtaatatttcaaacataaaagactaaaatgtaatttgaggcaaacaaaagtaattatttttatagtttatccataaaaaatttatatttttagctttatgaaatattaaaagttgaagttaaaccattttaatacaaaacttTTTACCTTTAAtcttaattttcctttttggcgGTATAAATGAAGTAGGACCAACATTAATGGCCAAAATccaaaacaggggaaacttgGGTATGATTTTGTTCTGTGGCCACAGTTCCATTCGgaattatatcaatttattaacGTGCTGACAAAATCTTAACCTCAAATAATTATGATGataaagtttaaaaaacattaatattttttaatacagTTCAGACACGATGATATTTGTTAATACAGTTCGGACACAACAATTCTATATTTACAGAGCTTCACTTAACGAAAGATTTTATTCATCTGTTCGAATCATCTATTGATTTAAGGTAGGTTTGGATGTGGGGTACGGTgcgtttaacttactttttatctcacgctACATCACCGctacagtatttaatctcacTACCATcgctatttttatattaatcgcAGGTAAATACACCGTTCATCAAAACCCACCCTACACTCAATCTATCCTTAcacgaaaaaaattaattctgaAGTTTGGCTTTAAAGTCTGTATTGggcttttaaatttaatctttcaaGGCCCATCAtacattaatatttgattattattattatttggccAAGGGGATAAATGTTATATAATGTGGACACCAAATctaaaatacattataatttatatatataattcaaaaatctgaaaattccaAGAGGGTGGTGCACCCCCTAGATCTATCCCTAGGTGTATGTGCTTGGTTTTAGTCTCAAGTTTTGTCTCTCAACTTCGTTGAGAGCCTCTAAGGGTTCACGGAGTAGGAGTGCTTTCGCCAAACAAAGAAATGTAAGCATTTGCTTTTGGTAGGGTTTCAactagacctgatcatgggtcAGGTCACCCTCCTAGGCTCGAAGGCTTGCTTGAaatgtgggagggtttgggcaaaaatataagcctgaaaaatgggcttggacaaaaaataaggctCATTTTCTA
The nucleotide sequence above comes from Gossypium raimondii isolate GPD5lz chromosome 13, ASM2569854v1, whole genome shotgun sequence. Encoded proteins:
- the LOC105782225 gene encoding uncharacterized protein LOC105782225; this translates as MANLNESTTLVPSESSDQRRTLMVDLNVNVLQPSMNQQNRTSSHDGPVAILWDIENCPVPSDVRPEDVAGNIRMALRVHPIIKGAVVVFSAYGDFNAFPRRLREGCQRTGVKLIDVPNGRKDAADKAILVDMFLFALDNPPPSSIMLISGDVDFAPALHILGQRGYTIILVIPAGVGVSSALNNAGNFVWDWPSVARGEGFVPPSKAIMPPQGGTADIAGYFMGCHISDNPDGQNEEEAIVYRGISKSYYNSRDFSIVSQSLSEYTSNSSIAIPSCPTTLRSQSLPSGLNEASGCLSTYDQNDTMWVQPGDINGLKGQLVKLLELSGGCMPLIRVPAEYHKFFGRPLYIAEYGAFKLVNLFKKMGDTLAIDGKGHKKFVYLRNWKACPSAPPLVLTRKDKKGKGNQEESLDIAAGVGSSDEFSDEERVVVEEHYEKRNEGRTNFGEAGCEVDDRNLEQFKYELQEILVSYSCRIFLGCFEEIYQQRYKKMLDYQKLGVEKLEELFDKVRDVVFLHEEPLSKRKFLYAVGS
- the LOC105782226 gene encoding protein DJ-1 homolog C isoform X2, which codes for MESLSCLVLKPSPPTRLFFPPRIPQMALPGSTFVFPFSMDYQLPITTAKLALKPIRASTSAVPTTPSTTSTVTSSPTAASTKKVLVPIGFGTEEMEAVILVDVLRRAGAEVTVASVEPQLEVQASGGTKLVADTRISTCSDRVFDLVALPGGMPGSAQLRDCEILKKITSKQAEEKRLYGGISTAPAVTLLPWGLLKRKRTTCHPAFFDRLPTFWAVKSNIQVSGELTTSQGPGTSFLFALALVEQLFGESVAREIGELLFMHSADDKPRKEEFNKVDWAVSHTPRVLVPVANGSEEIEIVTIVDILRRAKVDVVVASVEKSVKILASQGVKIIADKLIGDAAGSIYDLIILPGGVAGTERLQKSRILKKLLKEQDAAGRILGAVCSSPTVLHKHGLLKENKVTAHPSAITELSNPVDGPKVVIDGKLITSMGLATVSDFALAIVSKFFGHARARSVAEGLVFEYPRS
- the LOC105782226 gene encoding protein DJ-1 homolog C isoform X1; protein product: MESLSCLVLKPSPPTRLFFPPRIPQMALPGSTFVFPFSMDYQLPITTAKLALKPIRASTSAVPTTPSTTSTVTSSPTAASTKKVLVPIGFGTEEMEAVILVDVLRRAGAEVTVASVEPQLEVQASGGTKLVADTRISTCSDRVFDLVALPGGMPGSAQLRDCEILKKITSKQAEEKRLYGGISTAPAVTLLPWGLLKRKRTTCHPAFFDRLPTFWAVKSNIQVSGELTTSQGPGTSFLFALALVEQLFGESVAREIGELLFMHSADDKPRKEEFNKVDWAVSHTPRVLVPVANGSEEIEIVTIVDILRRAKVDVVVASVEKSVKILASQGVKIIADKLIGDAAGSIYDLIILPQGGVAGTERLQKSRILKKLLKEQDAAGRILGAVCSSPTVLHKHGLLKENKVTAHPSAITELSNPVDGPKVVIDGKLITSMGLATVSDFALAIVSKFFGHARARSVAEGLVFEYPRS